A stretch of Scheffersomyces stipitis CBS 6054 chromosome 2, complete sequence DNA encodes these proteins:
- a CDS encoding peroxisome assembly protein 12 codes for MEYYSSLDASQLDSETPTLFELISASQLESLLSPSLRYILVHYASRYPKYLLRINNRFDELNLVLRSFVEWYFVQYWHGSFTENFYGLKRVNQTPLNNGNYNANKLTSVVPAMVEERRALTSLQKLVSVFEITGTAYVSEKLNYCYEIWYTKYVTNQLNTHESNSKEENLRISLKRKFVEIYPYVQSAYRAANFITTLMYLSGHSKSPTLLTYLFRMNYARLSQYDYAKHEPKPVNPDVKRPNRIAPQTTSEVVAKFLSKYLTNPSWKLVSFILGTFFPVAIFSLKFLEWWNNSDFASKLSKNQGNILDFTLPPPGLVTEALKEAKEANRKAKRYSSNKTCPICKKELTNPAIIETGYVFDYACIYNYLEKSHIIVNDKLKKRKNKELDEEDEEEEEEESEIDSEAEEQEKEEEPQDYEPKQEQDFTIDINKGGRCPVTGRKLLGCKWNAIKEEWEIEGIRRLIF; via the coding sequence ATGGAGTACTATTCATCCTTAGATGCTTCCCAGCTAGATTCAGAGACTCCAACGCTTTTTGAGCTCATTTCCGCCAGCCAACTCGAGTCCCTTCTTTCTCCATCCTTACGTTACATATTAGTACACTATGCCAGCCGCTATCCCAAGTACTTATTGCGAATCAACAACCGCTTTGACGAACTAAATTTGGTGTTACGAAGCTTTGTGGAATGGTACTTCGTTCAGTACTGGCACGGCTCGTTCACTGAAAACTTCTATGGACTCAAAAGAGTTAATCAAACACCGTTGAACAATGGTAATTACAATGCCAATAAACTTACGCTGGTAGTTCCGGCTATGGTAGAGGAAAGACGCGCTTTGACATCCCTTCAGAAACTCGTATCTGTATTTGAGATCACGGGTACAGCATATGtctctgaaaaattgaattatTGCTACGAAATATGGTATACAAAGTATGTGACGAATCAGCTCAATACCCATGAGTCTAAttccaaggaagaaaacttGCGTATTTCGTTGAAAAGGAAGTTTGTTGAGATATATCCCTACGTCCAGAGTGCCTATCGAGCTGCGAATTTCATAACTACTCTCATGTATTTGAGCGGTCACAGTAAATCGCCAACCTTGCTCACATACTTGTTCCGGATGAACTACGCTCGATTGAGCCAATATGACTACGCTAAGCATGAGCCTAAACCAGTGAATCCAGACGTCAAGAGACCTAATCGTATAGCCCCACAGACAACTTCAGAAGTCGTAGCGAAATTTTTGTCTAAGTATTTGACGAATCCATCCTGGAAACTTGTCTCTTTCATCTTGGGAACTTTCTTTCCCGTAGCTATCTTctcgttgaagttcttaGAATGGTGGAACAACTCAGATTTTGCCTCGAAGTTGTCTAAGAACCAGGGCAACATTCTCGACTTCACATTGCCTCCTCCTGGGTTGGTTACCGAGGCATTGaaagaagccaaagagGCCAACAGAAAGGCGAAGAGATACTCCCTGAACAAAACATGTCCCATCTGTaagaaagaattgacaAATCCAGCGATTATCGAAACAGGCTATGTGTTTGATTACGCCTGTATATACAACTATCTTGAAAAGTCACATATTATAGTCAAtgacaaattgaagaagagaaaaaacAAGGAGCTTGATGAAGAggacgaagaggaagaagaggaagagtCAGAAATTGACTCTGAAGCCGAggaacaagagaaagaagaagaaccgCAAGATTACGAACcaaaacaagaacaagattTTACAATCGACATCAACAAGGGTGGTAGATGTCCTGTGACAGGCAGAAAGTTGCTTGGATGCAAATGGAATGCCATCAAAGAGGAATGGGAAATCGAAGGAATAAGAAGACTTATCTTCTAG
- a CDS encoding predicted protein: MDNLESIRSIVEEFKIPDKCLRLYDVDPSTLSEYVQVALVPNSKRYTQMPVIIAANHEFHYEDEDHPMIQHTSEQTILSEKQYEDESPDVADLSDTMNYNPSDNDYNNVNNVKCEVDDIGTSNVNINSVNDIGNANSNTRDSHFDTNINTIVNDNDNYNISEDHNDNFDDIDVYDLHVNDTISSIADSPVNTQFSLPLPAIHDKS, encoded by the coding sequence ATGGACAATCTTGAAAGTATCAGATCAATCGtggaagaattcaagattCCAGACAAATGTCTCCGTCTCTACGATGTTGACCCTTCGACTTTGTCTGAGTATGTACAGGTAGCACTAGTGCCCAATTCCAAGCGGTACACGCAGATGCCAGTGATAATTGCTGCAAATCATGAATTTCACtatgaagacgaagaccATCCCATGATACAACATACGCTGGAACAAACGattcttctggagaaacAGTATGAAGATGAGAGCCCGGATGTCGCTGATTTGAGTGACACTATGAACTATAATCCTTCTGACAATGACTACAATAATGTAAATAATGTCAAGtgtgaagttgatgatattGGAACTAGCAATGTTAATATTAATAGTGTCAATGACATTGGTAACGCTAATTCTAACACCAGAGATAGCCACTTCGATACCAATATCAATACAATAGTTAATGACAATGATAACTACAACATAAGTGAAGATCACAATGATAATTTTGATGATATTGATGTTTATGATCTTCATGTTAATGATACTATTAGTTCCATTGCTGATTCCCCAGTCAATACACAATTTTCGTTACCTTTGCCTGCCATACATGATAAATCATT
- a CDS encoding general negative regulator of transcription: MEVYKDVERTSKLKTFSNQSILIEEEEEEDYNDMTPEAVEAVKYLKGVIGQIASQTKKLNNEFEKLANKKLRKNNLSTIESKKEKIQSTVESNKFHTKKLFKVIKYVRANKMSDMNLIWLIKDDLNNYLENNGNIDFTDDTSIYDDIFNSVVIEDDYSEFNDSEIHSNTSRDPEEVPIKNGSANNNVLGRLSSGTVETRTQPNHINTSIPASPVNKHMSPELASPAIVRTLKPASTPSKPVGNLKWSTAAAGISEVSEESHYESSRASAASSVSPKVTNGSTTVAPLSTVKSSSSRVETKFVHVLENSSLPQSELNLFSDLNLVKLPPGMQDLIISFTSKRNNPEDFKLLCSTRSYNQYVTPIKKCNFPELDAAGNVGGNNNNKQFKPPVQLFKLSSYWNRIRANDEFDRILEEIQTLSEKDSGEGNPIANELTLVLFYGFYFGFTPVENLIAESCLFKLGWRPYNTNHSDSSQLNQSQNQISSPSSNGKVSQSSKDKVTVHSWVRRIKLLSNSEESTAFEIGDYQVFDLSFWEVYIKYGFTLDLSLCKTEPTSAIC, encoded by the coding sequence GActaagaagttgaataaCGAGTTCGAGAAATTGGCGAACAAGAAGTTaagaaagaacaacttgagcACTATCGAAAGTAAAAAGGAGAAGATACAATCTACAGTGGAACTGAATAAGTTCCACACCAAAAAGCTCTTTAAGGTCATCAAGTATGTCCGAGCCAACAAGATGTCCGATATGAACTTAATCTGGTTGATAAAGgacgacttgaacaactacTTGGAGAACAACGGCAATATTGATTTTACAGACGACACATCCATATATGAtgacatcttcaatctGGTAGTCATAGAAGATGACTACTCCGAATTCAACGACTCAGAAATACACTCCAATACAAGTAGAGACCCAGAAGAGGTACCAATCAAGAACGGAAGTGCCAACAACAATGTGCTAGGAAGACTAAGCTCTGGCACTGTGGAAACGAGGACACAACCGAACCACATCAACACATCCATACCAGCGTCACCTGTAAATAAACACATGAGCCCAGAGTTAGCAAGTCCAGCTATTGTCAGAACACTTAAGCCAGCTTCCACACCTTCAAAGCCCGTAGGGAACTTAAAATGGTctacagcagcagcaggTATCCTGGAGGTTTCCGAAGAAAGTCACTACGAAAGCAGTAGAGCTTCGGCAGCTTCTTCCGTAAGTCCCAAAGTGACTAATGGTTCTACTACTGTTGCTCCATTGAGCACCGtgaaatcttcttccagtAGAGTAGAGACCAAATTCGTCCATGTCTTGGAGAATTCGTCATTGCCGCAATCTgagttgaacttgttcagtGACTTAAACTTAGTCAAGTTGCCGCCAGGAATGCAAGATTTGATAATATCATTCACATCTAAAAGAAATAACCCCgaagacttcaagttgctcTGTAGCACCCGCAGCTACAATCAGTACGTGACTCCAATCAAGAAGTGCAACTTCCCAGAACTTGATGCAGCAGGAAATGTAGGTggaaacaacaataataaacAATTCAAGCCACCGGTGCAGTTATTCAAGTTGCTGTCGTACTGGAATAGAATCAGAGCTAATGACGAGTTTGATAGAATCTTGGAAGAGATACAGACATTAAGTGAAAAAGACTCTGGCGAAGGCAATCCAATAGCAAACGAGTTGACGTTGGTGTTGTTTTATGGATTCTACTTTGGTTTCACGCCTGTGGAAAACTTGATTGCCGAATCGTGCTTGTTCAAGTTAGGCTGGAGACCATACAATACCAATCACAGCGACTCTTCACAGTTAAATCAAAGCCAAAACCAGATATCGTCACCATCCAGTAACGGAAAGGTTTCGCAGTCTTCAAAGGACAAAGTAACAGTGCACAGCTGGGTTAGACGTATTAAGTTATTGTCgaattcagaagaatccaCAGCCTTTGAGATTGGAGACTATCAGGTGTTTGACTTGTCTTTCTGGGAAGTCTACATCAAGTACGGCTTCACATTGGACCTCAGTCTCTGTAAAACAGAGCCAACCAGCGCCATTTGCTAG